One part of the Pelodiscus sinensis isolate JC-2024 chromosome 16, ASM4963464v1, whole genome shotgun sequence genome encodes these proteins:
- the KCNJ12 gene encoding ATP-sensitive inward rectifier potassium channel 12, producing MHGESLSLDLFGEVAAKTLQPWTSLLQPQNLGGRGAGVGEGNIRRSQTLHVLYMLDSGMSTGRVNPYSIVSSEEDGLRLTTMPGINGFGNGKIHTRRKCRNRFVKKNGQCNVEFTNMDDKPQRYIADMFTTCVDIRWRYMLLLFSLAFLVSWLLFGLIFWLIALVHGDLENPAGDEDFKPCVLQVNGFVAAFLFSIETQTTIGYGFRCVTEECPLAVFVVVVQSIVGCIIDSFMIGAIMAKMARPKKRAQTLLFSRNAVVAMRDGKLCLMWRVGNLRKSHIVEAHVRAQLIKPRITEEGEYIPLDQIDIDVGFDKGLDRIFLVSPITILHEINEESPLFGISRQDLETDDFEIVVILEGMVEATAMTTQARSSYLASEILWGHRFEPVLFEEKNQYKVDYSHFHKTYEVPSTPRCSAKDLVENKFLLPSTNSFCYENELAFMSRDEEEEEEEDDDSRGLDGLNPDNRHEFDRLQATIALDQRSYRRESEI from the coding sequence AGTCTCTCACTGGATCTGTTTGGTGAAGTAGCAGCAAAGACTTTGCAGCCTTGGACTTCTCTTCTGCAACCGCagaatttgggggggaggggggccggggtgggggaggggaacatcCGAAGGAGTCAGACCCTTCACGTTCTCTACATGCTTGACTCGGGAATGAGTACAGGCAGAGTCAACCCGTACAGCATTGTGTCCTCCGAGGAAGACGGGCTGCGGTTGACCACCATGCCAGGAATCAACGGTTTTGGGAATGGTAAGATTCACACCCGGAGGAAATGTCGGAACAGGTTTGTGAAGAAGAACGGGCAGTGCAATGTGGAATTCACCAACATGGATGACAAGCCACAAAGATACATCGCTGACATGTTCACAACGTGTGTCGACATCCGCTGGCGATAcatgttgttgctcttctccctGGCCTTTCTGGTGTCCTGGCTACTGTTTGGGTTGATTTTCTGGCTCATTGCACTTGTCCATGGAGACCTAGAAAACCCGGCTGGGGACGAGGACTTCAAGCCATGCGTTCTTCAAGTAAACGGCTTTGTGGCAGCCTTTCTGTTCTCCATTGAAACCCAAACGACGATTGGCTATGGATTCCGCTGCGTGACGGAGGAGTGCCCGCTAGCCGTCTTCGTGGTGGTGGTGCAGTCCATCGTGGGGTGTATAATCGACTCGTTCATGATTGGGGCAATCATGGCAAAAATGGCCAGGCCCAAGAAAAGGGCCCAGACATTACTTTTCAGCCGTAATGCCGTCGTGGCCATGAGAGATGGGAAACTCTGCCTGATGTGGAGAGTTGGGAACCTTCGAAAAAGCCACATTGTAGAAGCCCATGTAAGAGCGCAGTTAATTAAGCCCAGAATCACCGAAGAGGGGGAGTATATCCCCCTCGATCAAATAGACATCGACGTTGGGTTTGACAAAGGCTTGGACCGTATTTTCTTGGTGTCTCCAATCACCATTCTTCATGAGATCAACGAGGAAAGCCCTCTGTTTGGAATTAGCCGCCAGGACCTGGAAACAGATGACTTTGAAATTGTGGTGATCCTTGAAGGGATGGTGGAAGCCACTGCCATGACAACACAAGCGCGGAGCTCCTACTTGGCAAGCGAGATCCTGTGGGGTCACCGCTTCGAACCCGTCTTGTTTGAGGAGAAAAACCAATACAAAGTAGACTATTCGCACTTCCACAAAACCTACGAGGTGCCATCCACCCCGCGCTGCAGTGCTAAGGACTTGGTGGAGAACAAATTCCTGCTTCCTAGCACCAATTCCTTCTGCTACGAGAATGAGCTTGCCTTCATGAGCCGCgacgaggaagaggaggaggaagaggacgatGACAGCAGGGGTCTGGATGGCCTGAATCCGGACAACAGGCATGAATTTGACAGGCTCCAGGCCACGATAGCACTGGATCAGAGGTCGTATAGAAGGGAGTCAGAAATATGA